A single Pseudomonas sp. HN11 DNA region contains:
- a CDS encoding UvrD-helicase domain-containing protein, which translates to MSQQKPDLPPELRPLAEMPLFKRLAARLFGHGLTRLRAQHRFSWLHGQADGFRSGHEAGVEYGYREGKADGIEEGRQVLLIRDFRPDEHRAPGVDDSLFDDWRLPLTAELKKRMKADVVRLLPPHAQPSTAQWKMIFSETPSTSVIAGAGAGKSTSLVLRILLLTHYLGFELSSMTVVTFTRESRKDFINKLMEMLSLWGQPLGMKEAQAVVRTFHSRILPMVRSLPGFERLQAFENLSAGFEEADSNPFDLRINEAQRQQMNACYHRLHGQHARFRELIAPLARHGLQLKELERDHPDVQKRVAVTELAAKRDEELCDAIEDLWFRAGAWPIKGIEPNRQTIEINGAQFHCHGYIPELDAWVVLGFDSRENPQISRPNSKLSVRAEWAVKRTLFQAFCRNPLIWLDSYESSKRLLSSLAGDAAAGPGFDYKVKGELASAPLLDSFVMAAGFIENLGLDVPTAVGQMSFAKDDPDRFFFEALSIYWKALEDHLLDQSPPIMTYNRMFSLFGENTPENLKLLSDPLLRPMSHLMIDEFQDVSPQIVSWIRASLREIRSRGPAMHIGRGAQRSSLLCVGDDWQSIYGWRGSSPKYFMAFDKEFPSPTTTRVMLGENFRSHQHIIDAAEHIVRAAPAIPGKKAKASGAPRALVPVKVLERDDAALGRRLVEHYQKGESILMLYRKSSDKLLIQEHIQALVNVDSSLPPQARRLKQLTYHSAKGLQADAVFLLGDCQHVTSSPYKNQVYRMAGLGEGGDSEPYDNAQKDEVLRLAYVGITRAVSHCYWYVEKPEGQAVNVPRASERVDGKKAFFDDQRG; encoded by the coding sequence GTGTCGCAACAAAAGCCTGATCTTCCTCCCGAACTGCGCCCTTTGGCCGAGATGCCGCTATTCAAACGTTTGGCTGCGCGCCTGTTTGGCCATGGCTTGACGCGTCTGCGTGCCCAGCACCGGTTTTCCTGGTTGCATGGGCAGGCTGATGGTTTTCGCAGTGGCCACGAGGCGGGTGTGGAGTATGGCTACCGCGAGGGCAAGGCTGATGGGATTGAGGAAGGCCGCCAGGTTCTGCTGATTCGTGACTTTCGTCCGGATGAGCACCGTGCGCCAGGCGTGGATGACAGTCTGTTCGATGATTGGCGTCTGCCGCTTACCGCCGAGTTGAAGAAACGCATGAAGGCCGACGTTGTGCGATTGCTGCCGCCTCATGCCCAACCCAGCACAGCGCAATGGAAGATGATTTTCAGCGAGACGCCCTCAACCTCGGTGATCGCCGGTGCCGGCGCCGGCAAATCCACTTCGCTGGTGCTACGCATTTTGCTGCTTACCCATTATCTGGGCTTTGAGCTGAGTTCGATGACGGTGGTGACCTTCACCCGTGAATCGCGCAAGGACTTTATCAACAAGCTCATGGAAATGCTCAGCCTGTGGGGCCAACCCCTTGGGATGAAAGAGGCGCAAGCCGTGGTGCGTACCTTTCACTCGCGCATTCTGCCCATGGTGCGCAGCCTGCCGGGCTTTGAGCGCTTGCAAGCCTTCGAGAACCTGAGTGCCGGTTTTGAAGAGGCTGACAGCAATCCCTTCGACCTGCGTATCAACGAAGCCCAGCGCCAGCAGATGAATGCCTGCTATCACCGGCTGCACGGGCAGCATGCGCGTTTTCGTGAGTTGATTGCGCCATTGGCGCGTCACGGGCTGCAGCTCAAGGAGCTGGAGCGTGATCATCCAGACGTGCAAAAGCGGGTGGCGGTGACTGAGCTGGCCGCCAAGCGCGATGAAGAACTGTGCGATGCAATCGAAGATCTGTGGTTCCGCGCGGGTGCCTGGCCGATCAAGGGCATTGAGCCTAACCGCCAGACCATCGAGATCAACGGCGCGCAGTTTCATTGCCACGGCTACATTCCCGAACTGGATGCCTGGGTGGTGCTGGGCTTCGATTCGCGGGAAAACCCCCAGATCAGTCGGCCCAATTCGAAGCTGTCGGTGCGAGCAGAGTGGGCAGTAAAGCGCACCTTGTTTCAAGCTTTCTGTCGTAACCCTTTGATATGGCTAGATAGTTATGAGTCTTCAAAGCGACTTTTAAGCAGCTTGGCCGGCGATGCCGCTGCTGGGCCAGGCTTTGATTACAAGGTCAAGGGTGAGCTGGCTTCAGCGCCGCTGCTGGACAGTTTCGTGATGGCTGCCGGGTTTATCGAAAACCTGGGCCTGGACGTGCCGACCGCCGTTGGCCAGATGAGCTTCGCCAAGGATGACCCAGACCGTTTTTTCTTCGAGGCCCTGAGCATCTATTGGAAAGCCCTGGAAGATCACCTGCTGGACCAGTCGCCGCCGATCATGACCTACAACCGGATGTTCTCGCTGTTCGGCGAGAACACCCCGGAAAACCTCAAGCTGCTCAGCGATCCATTGCTGCGGCCAATGTCGCACCTGATGATCGATGAGTTCCAGGACGTTTCGCCGCAGATCGTCTCGTGGATCCGTGCCAGCCTGCGCGAGATCCGCAGCCGTGGCCCGGCCATGCACATTGGGCGTGGTGCCCAGCGCTCGTCGTTGCTGTGTGTGGGGGATGACTGGCAGTCGATCTACGGTTGGCGCGGCAGTTCGCCCAAGTACTTCATGGCGTTCGACAAAGAGTTTCCATCACCGACCACTACCAGAGTGATGCTGGGTGAGAACTTCCGCAGTCACCAACATATCATCGACGCGGCCGAGCATATCGTGCGCGCCGCACCTGCGATCCCGGGTAAGAAGGCCAAGGCCAGCGGGGCACCCAGGGCGCTGGTGCCGGTCAAGGTGTTGGAACGGGATGACGCAGCACTGGGGCGGCGGTTGGTGGAGCACTATCAGAAGGGTGAGTCAATCTTGATGCTCTATCGAAAAAGTAGCGATAAGTTACTGATCCAAGAGCATATTCAGGCTTTAGTTAATGTGGATTCTAGCTTGCCGCCCCAGGCACGCAGGCTTAAGCAATTGACCTATCACAGCGCCAAGGGCCTGCAAGCCGACGCGGTGTTTCTACTTGGGGATTGCCAGCATGTCACCAGCTCGCCCTATAAAAACCAGGTGTACCGCATGGCGGGTCTGGGCGAAGGTGGTGACAGCGAGCCCTATGACAACGCGCAAAAAGACGAGGTTTTGCGCCTGGCCTATGTGGGCATTACCCGTGCCGTCAGCCATTGCTACTGGTATGTGGAGAAGCCGGAAGGCCAGGCCGTGAATGTGCCCAGGGCATCGGAGCGGGTGGATGGAAAGAAGGCCTTCTTTGATGATCAACGCGGCTGA
- a CDS encoding pirin family protein codes for MLELRPFNSLGGAHHGWLDAHHHFSFAEYHDPKRMHWGNLRVWNDDIIAPGTGFAQHPHRDMEIITYVREGAISHADNLGNKGRTEAGDVQVMSAGTGIAHSEYNLEDTPARIFQIWIIPNEAGLPPSWGAKPFPKGDREGFVTLASGKGADSESLRIRADAQLVAANLKAGESAEYRLDSGRRAYLVPATGVIEVNGLRAQARDGVAIEDEQVLRVTAVEDSEIVLVDLA; via the coding sequence ATGCTTGAACTTCGACCTTTCAATTCCCTGGGCGGCGCCCACCATGGCTGGCTTGACGCTCATCACCACTTTTCGTTTGCCGAGTACCATGACCCCAAGCGCATGCACTGGGGCAATCTGCGAGTGTGGAACGACGACATCATCGCGCCAGGCACCGGCTTTGCGCAGCACCCGCACCGCGACATGGAGATCATCACCTATGTGCGCGAAGGCGCGATCAGCCATGCCGACAATCTTGGCAACAAAGGCCGCACCGAAGCGGGTGATGTGCAAGTGATGAGTGCTGGCACGGGGATCGCCCACAGCGAGTACAACCTGGAAGACACGCCGGCCCGGATTTTCCAGATCTGGATCATTCCGAATGAAGCCGGCCTGCCGCCATCCTGGGGTGCCAAGCCATTTCCCAAGGGTGATCGTGAAGGGTTTGTGACGCTGGCCAGCGGCAAGGGCGCAGACAGCGAGAGCCTGCGTATTCGCGCGGATGCACAACTGGTAGCGGCGAATCTGAAGGCCGGGGAAAGTGCCGAGTATCGGCTGGACAGTGGGCGCCGTGCTTACCTGGTGCCAGCCACTGGAGTGATTGAGGTCAATGGCTTGCGTGCACAAGCTCGAGATGGTGTGGCGATTGAAGATGAGCAAGTGTTGCGAGTGACGGCAGTTGAAGACAGCGAGATTGTGTTGGTCGACCTCGCCTGA
- the pgm gene encoding phosphoglucomutase (alpha-D-glucose-1,6-bisphosphate-dependent): MTISPFAGKPAPAQLLVDIPRLVTAYYTGQPDAVISTQRVAFGTSGHRGSSFELSFNEWHVLAISQAICLYREAQGISGPLFVGLDTHALSTPAGASALEVLAANGVHVMLAEGDEYTPTPAISHAIICYNRGRTSGLADGIVITPSHNPPQSGGYKYNPPNGGPADTHVTKWIEAKANELLANKLAGVKRITHAQALKADTTHRHDYLNAYVADLVNVIDMDAIRSADLSLGVDPLGGAGVRYWSAIAEHYRLNLDVVNTEVDSTFRFMSVDWDGQIRMDPSSSFAMQSLIGLKERFDVAFACDPDHDRHGIVTPSGGLLAPNNYLAVSIDYLFQNRPDWRADAAVGKTVVSSGLIDRVAARMGRRLYEVPVGFKWFADGLFEGSLGFGGEESAGASFLRKDGSVWSTDKDGLIPALLAAEMTSRKGQDPSQIYRGLTDALGEPFAIRVDAKATAAQKALLGKLSPDQVTSTELAGESVQQILSHAPGNNQAIGGLKVMTENGWFAARPSGTEDIYKIYAESFIGEDHLKQLVEEAQVLVDNAISQ, translated from the coding sequence ATGACAATCAGTCCTTTTGCGGGCAAGCCGGCGCCAGCCCAGTTGCTGGTGGATATCCCGCGACTGGTCACGGCCTATTACACCGGCCAGCCTGATGCAGTAATCTCCACCCAACGCGTGGCTTTCGGTACTTCCGGGCACCGTGGCAGTTCGTTCGAACTGAGTTTCAACGAATGGCATGTGCTGGCGATCAGCCAGGCCATCTGCCTGTATCGCGAAGCCCAAGGTATCAGCGGCCCGCTGTTTGTAGGCCTGGATACCCATGCGCTGTCGACGCCCGCCGGTGCCAGTGCCCTGGAAGTGCTGGCCGCCAACGGTGTGCACGTGATGCTGGCCGAGGGCGACGAATACACGCCGACGCCGGCGATTTCCCACGCGATCATCTGCTACAACCGTGGTCGCACCAGCGGCCTGGCCGACGGCATCGTCATTACGCCGTCGCACAACCCGCCACAGAGTGGCGGCTACAAGTACAACCCACCCAATGGTGGCCCGGCCGATACTCACGTCACCAAGTGGATCGAAGCCAAGGCCAACGAGCTGCTGGCCAATAAACTGGCCGGGGTCAAGCGCATCACCCACGCCCAGGCGCTCAAGGCTGACACCACCCATCGCCATGACTACCTCAACGCCTACGTGGCTGACTTGGTCAATGTGATCGATATGGATGCCATCCGCAGCGCCGACCTGAGCCTGGGCGTAGACCCGCTGGGCGGAGCAGGGGTGCGTTATTGGTCGGCGATTGCCGAGCATTACCGTCTGAACCTGGACGTGGTGAATACTGAAGTCGACTCGACGTTCCGCTTCATGAGCGTCGACTGGGACGGCCAGATCCGCATGGACCCGTCCTCCAGCTTCGCCATGCAAAGCCTGATCGGTCTCAAGGAGCGCTTCGATGTGGCCTTCGCCTGCGACCCGGACCACGACCGTCACGGCATCGTCACGCCGTCCGGTGGCCTGTTGGCGCCGAACAACTACCTGGCCGTATCCATCGACTACTTGTTCCAGAATCGTCCCGACTGGCGCGCTGACGCCGCCGTGGGCAAGACCGTGGTCAGCAGCGGCTTGATCGATCGTGTCGCGGCACGCATGGGCCGTCGGTTGTACGAAGTGCCGGTCGGCTTCAAGTGGTTTGCCGATGGCCTGTTTGAAGGTTCACTGGGCTTTGGCGGCGAAGAAAGCGCTGGCGCGTCGTTTCTGCGCAAGGACGGCAGTGTCTGGAGCACGGACAAAGATGGTCTGATTCCAGCGCTGTTGGCTGCGGAAATGACCTCGCGTAAAGGCCAGGACCCCAGCCAGATCTACCGCGGCCTGACGGATGCCCTGGGTGAACCGTTCGCGATTCGTGTCGATGCCAAGGCTACTGCGGCGCAAAAGGCCTTGCTGGGCAAGCTGTCGCCGGACCAAGTAACGTCTACCGAATTGGCCGGGGAAAGCGTCCAGCAGATCCTCAGCCATGCGCCGGGCAACAACCAGGCCATCGGTGGATTGAAGGTGATGACGGAAAACGGCTGGTTCGCCGCACGACCGTCGGGCACTGAGGATATCTATAAGATCTACGCCGAGAGCTTTATCGGTGAAGACCACCTCAAGCAACTGGTGGAAGAGGCGCAGGTGCTGGTAGACAATGCTATCAGCCAATAA
- a CDS encoding aminotransferase-like domain-containing protein translates to MILRGERQADFAYQAVYRYVINLINEVSTDARVKLPSLRQLASRLNVSISTIQYAYSLLEKEGRVYSVAKSGYYVSPLSASTQTWAGGDLLDRLYAAARRPNMAVLSGDEPALLGALDGPLLRLERELVRQYPRHLQPWSQPCGVWELRAALAARYTSSPTRCWHADDIYIGADLQGVLDILIEVLGLRGTTVIVESPCDWLILRLFQNAGVRIIELPWTLEGRLDLASLDQLLCNEPVHLVVLSSKVSLPSGVVMPAQDRLAVANMLDQYGCWLLENDSFGELGFIESRTALRELVNPERLMVFSTFEKVLGSEAPYGYLLSRRMSSELQRQFLLRSFRLSSIRQRAIARLYQSGRIDAHLRALRQQLNEQMAEMSQRLDQHLGDQVSYRRPTAGASFWLGSTQAVDMRRVFQHLLARQVVIAPGELFSVSGLHHQNLRLSHTFHGQTNLDVALTAISEALRQAQMG, encoded by the coding sequence ATGATACTGCGCGGCGAGCGGCAAGCGGATTTCGCGTATCAGGCGGTGTACCGCTACGTGATCAACCTGATCAACGAAGTCAGCACTGATGCCCGGGTAAAGCTGCCATCCCTGCGCCAATTGGCGTCGCGCCTGAACGTGTCGATCTCGACTATCCAGTACGCCTACTCGCTGCTGGAAAAGGAGGGCCGGGTCTATTCGGTGGCCAAGTCGGGCTATTACGTCTCGCCCCTTTCAGCAAGTACCCAGACGTGGGCTGGCGGTGACCTGCTTGACCGGCTTTACGCGGCGGCGCGGCGCCCAAACATGGCGGTACTCAGCGGTGATGAGCCTGCACTGTTGGGGGCACTCGATGGGCCCCTGTTACGCCTGGAGCGGGAGTTGGTGCGCCAATACCCGCGCCACTTGCAGCCGTGGTCGCAGCCGTGTGGCGTATGGGAGCTGCGTGCCGCACTGGCGGCACGTTATACCTCGTCGCCTACTCGCTGCTGGCATGCTGACGACATCTACATTGGTGCCGACCTACAGGGTGTGTTGGATATTCTGATTGAAGTACTGGGCCTGAGGGGCACTACGGTCATTGTCGAGTCACCCTGTGACTGGCTGATTCTGCGCCTGTTCCAGAATGCCGGGGTGCGCATCATCGAGTTGCCCTGGACGCTGGAGGGACGTCTGGATCTGGCAAGCCTTGATCAGCTCTTGTGCAATGAGCCGGTGCATCTGGTGGTGCTGTCGTCAAAGGTGAGCCTGCCATCCGGGGTCGTGATGCCTGCCCAGGATCGCCTGGCTGTCGCGAATATGCTCGATCAGTACGGTTGCTGGTTGCTGGAGAATGACTCCTTTGGCGAGCTGGGTTTCATCGAATCGCGCACAGCGCTACGCGAGTTGGTCAACCCTGAGCGGCTGATGGTGTTTTCCACATTTGAGAAAGTGCTGGGTTCGGAAGCGCCCTACGGCTACCTGCTGTCTCGACGCATGAGCAGCGAATTACAACGCCAGTTCCTGCTGCGCTCATTTCGCTTATCGTCGATCCGCCAGCGCGCCATTGCACGCCTGTATCAAAGTGGGCGTATCGACGCGCATTTACGTGCACTGCGCCAACAATTGAATGAACAGATGGCAGAAATGAGCCAGCGCCTGGACCAGCATCTGGGGGATCAGGTGAGTTATCGTCGGCCAACCGCCGGGGCGTCGTTCTGGTTGGGTTCCACGCAGGCCGTCGACATGCGCCGGGTATTCCAGCACCTGCTCGCCCGCCAAGTGGTGATTGCACCCGGTGAGCTGTTCAGTGTCAGCGGCCTGCATCATCAGAACCTGCGATTGAGTCACACCTTCCATGGGCAAACCAACCTCGATGTCGCCCTGACAGCGATCAGCGAGGCCCTGCGTCAGGCCCAGATGGGTTAA
- a CDS encoding zinc-dependent alcohol dehydrogenase family protein, with product MSRTIRFHKFGPAEVLKCEEHATAQPAPGEVQVRVEAIGISWYDILWRQNLASSHARLPSGLGHEMAGVVVAVGDGVDDLKVGDKVASFPAESPNDYPVYGEQIVLPRSALTRYPDVLSPIEASVHYTPLLIAYFAYVDLARVKPGQFALVTDASHCAGPSFVQLGKALGVRVIAATKDSEEREYLLSLGAEKVIVTEEQDLLMQINKFTENRGVDVVFDGLGGPQMSLLGDVLAPRGSLVLYGLQGGNQTPFPACAAFQKNIQFFVHCIGNFTGKPELGIIQDQVALQRALRDINQLTADRVLLPLKTTVFPFTQFVEAHRYMDECPCRERVALQVETV from the coding sequence ATGTCCCGCACGATCCGTTTTCACAAGTTTGGTCCGGCCGAGGTGCTCAAATGCGAAGAGCATGCAACCGCGCAGCCCGCACCGGGCGAAGTGCAGGTGCGTGTCGAGGCGATTGGTATCAGCTGGTATGACATTTTGTGGCGCCAGAACCTGGCGTCTTCCCATGCACGCTTGCCGTCCGGCCTTGGTCATGAGATGGCCGGGGTAGTAGTCGCCGTCGGCGATGGCGTGGATGATTTGAAGGTGGGCGATAAAGTGGCCAGTTTTCCGGCCGAGAGCCCCAATGACTACCCGGTGTATGGCGAACAGATCGTCCTGCCCCGTTCGGCCCTGACCCGCTATCCGGATGTTCTGAGCCCGATTGAAGCCAGCGTGCATTACACGCCGCTGCTGATTGCCTACTTTGCCTATGTAGACCTGGCACGCGTCAAGCCCGGGCAATTTGCCCTGGTGACTGATGCCAGCCACTGCGCCGGCCCCTCCTTTGTGCAACTGGGCAAAGCCCTGGGGGTGCGGGTGATTGCTGCCACCAAGGACAGTGAAGAGCGTGAGTACCTGCTATCGCTCGGGGCCGAAAAGGTCATCGTCACCGAAGAGCAGGATCTGCTGATGCAAATCAACAAGTTCACCGAAAACCGTGGCGTCGACGTGGTGTTCGACGGTTTGGGCGGGCCGCAGATGTCATTGCTTGGTGATGTGCTGGCCCCCCGTGGCAGCCTTGTGCTGTATGGCTTGCAGGGTGGCAACCAGACACCATTCCCGGCGTGTGCGGCGTTCCAGAAGAACATTCAGTTCTTTGTGCACTGCATCGGTAACTTCACTGGCAAACCTGAGCTGGGCATTATCCAGGATCAGGTGGCGTTGCAGCGAGCCCTGCGGGATATCAACCAGTTGACGGCTGATCGCGTATTGCTGCCGCTGAAAACCACGGTCTTCCCGTTCACTCAGTTTGTGGAAGCGCACCGTTACATGGACGAATGCCCTTGCCGAGAGCGCGTGGCGTTGCAGGTTGAAACTGTTTAA
- a CDS encoding LysR substrate-binding domain-containing protein has protein sequence MNRNDLRRVDLNLLIVFETLMHERSVTRAAEKLFLGQPAISAALSRLRGLFDDPLFVRTGRSMEPSARAVEIFALLSPALDSISTAVSRAAEFDPATSTAVFRIGLSDDVEFALLPQLLKRLRAEAPGIVLVVRRVNYILMPGLLASGEISIGVSYTADLPANAKRKVLRRSLPKLLRADSVPGSLSLDDFCARPHALVSFAGDLSGFIDEELEKLDRKRHVVLAVPQFNGLGTLLAGTDILATVPDYAAEALTSAGGLRAEDPPLPVRTFELHMAWRGSQDNDPGERWLRSRIQMFFGDPDSL, from the coding sequence ATGAACCGTAACGACCTGCGTCGTGTCGACCTTAACCTCTTGATCGTATTCGAAACCTTGATGCATGAGCGCAGTGTGACCCGCGCCGCCGAGAAACTGTTCCTCGGCCAGCCGGCCATCAGCGCGGCCTTGTCACGCCTGCGCGGGCTGTTCGATGACCCGCTGTTCGTGCGCACTGGCCGCAGCATGGAGCCGTCGGCCCGAGCGGTAGAAATCTTCGCCCTGCTCTCCCCGGCCCTGGACTCGATTTCCACCGCTGTCAGCCGCGCCGCCGAATTCGACCCCGCCACCAGCACGGCGGTATTTCGTATCGGCCTGTCCGATGACGTTGAGTTCGCTCTGCTGCCCCAACTGCTCAAACGCCTGCGCGCCGAAGCCCCCGGCATTGTGCTGGTAGTGCGCCGCGTCAACTACATCCTGATGCCGGGCCTGCTGGCCTCCGGCGAAATCTCCATCGGTGTCAGCTACACCGCCGACCTACCGGCCAACGCCAAGCGCAAAGTATTGCGCCGCAGCCTGCCAAAACTGCTGCGTGCCGACAGCGTACCGGGCTCCCTGAGCCTGGACGACTTCTGCGCCCGCCCCCACGCACTGGTATCGTTTGCCGGTGATTTGAGCGGGTTTATCGATGAAGAACTGGAAAAGCTCGACCGCAAACGCCACGTGGTACTGGCGGTACCGCAATTCAACGGGTTGGGCACGTTGCTCGCGGGCACGGACATCCTGGCAACCGTGCCGGATTACGCCGCCGAGGCGTTGACCTCGGCGGGTGGGTTACGCGCGGAAGACCCGCCGTTGCCCGTGCGCACTTTTGAGCTGCATATGGCGTGGCGTGGGTCCCAGGATAATGACCCGGGCGAGCGTTGGTTAAGATCGCGGATTCAGATGTTTTTTGGGGACCCCGATAGCCTGTAA